In one window of Chloroflexota bacterium DNA:
- the tdh gene encoding L-threonine 3-dehydrogenase yields MRALVKTTAAAGAELRTVAVPTPGPGELLIRVEAASLCGTDLHIYRWDDWAENRLGGGLPRIFGHEMAGRVVAHGPGLLGRLAIPLGTLVAAETHLVDGSCYQCRTGREHVCANLRILGIDIDGAFAEYVVLPAHNAWPSEGLRPEIAAIQEPMGNAVHAAFTEEIAGQTVVVLGCGPIGLMAVAIADLAGAARVFATDINPERLAMAMALGADEVIDAHEDVAARLHEATGGVGVDIVLEMSGAESAIRQGFAAVTNGGRVSLLGIPSRPITLDLSDDVIFKGIRVYGITGRKMFETWYRTQALLAQGLDLSPIVTHTMPLDRFADAFELLAAGHAGKIVLLPGAA; encoded by the coding sequence ATGCGTGCGCTCGTCAAGACGACGGCCGCGGCCGGCGCCGAGCTGCGGACCGTTGCGGTCCCCACGCCCGGTCCGGGCGAGCTCCTCATCCGGGTCGAGGCAGCAAGCCTGTGCGGTACGGACCTCCACATCTATCGCTGGGACGACTGGGCGGAGAACCGCCTCGGCGGTGGCCTGCCGCGGATCTTCGGCCACGAGATGGCCGGGCGCGTCGTCGCCCACGGACCCGGACTCCTCGGCCGGCTCGCGATCCCGCTCGGCACGCTCGTCGCCGCGGAGACGCACCTCGTGGACGGCAGCTGCTACCAGTGCCGCACCGGCCGCGAACACGTCTGCGCGAACCTCCGGATCCTCGGCATCGACATCGACGGCGCATTCGCCGAATACGTCGTCCTGCCGGCCCACAACGCCTGGCCGTCCGAGGGCCTCCGGCCGGAGATCGCGGCCATCCAGGAGCCGATGGGCAACGCGGTCCACGCCGCCTTCACCGAGGAGATCGCCGGCCAGACCGTCGTCGTCCTCGGCTGCGGGCCGATCGGCCTCATGGCGGTCGCGATCGCGGATCTCGCCGGTGCGGCGCGGGTCTTCGCCACGGACATCAACCCCGAGCGGCTCGCGATGGCGATGGCCCTCGGCGCCGATGAGGTCATCGATGCGCATGAAGACGTGGCCGCCCGGCTCCACGAGGCGACCGGCGGCGTCGGTGTCGACATCGTGCTCGAGATGAGCGGCGCGGAGAGCGCGATCCGCCAGGGATTCGCCGCCGTGACGAACGGTGGTCGGGTCTCGCTCCTCGGCATCCCGTCCCGTCCCATCACCCTCGACCTGAGCGACGACGTCATCTTCAAGGGCATCCGCGTCTACGGCATCACCGGGCGGAAGATGTTCGAGACGTGGTACCGGACCCAGGCCCTCCTCGCCCAGGGCCTCGACCTGTCGCCGATCGTCACCCACACGATGCCCCTCGACCGCTTCGCCGACGCGTTCGAGCTCCTCGCCGCCGGGCACGCCGGCAAGATCGTCCTCCTGCCGGGAGCCGCGTGA
- a CDS encoding glycine C-acetyltransferase → MTGLDPLAFLDEELEEIRRQRLYRPLRVMSSAQGPIVSVDERRCISFSSNDYLGLTHHPRVRAAALAAVRDYGAGSGAVRTIAGTMTLHEDLEAALAAFKQTEAVLTFQSGFTANTGVIPTITGEHDLIVSDALNHASIIDGMRLSRAPRKIYPHRDVAALRAILAEARREGGPGGAPHRLILVVTDGVFSMDGDIAPLPAIVEAAEEFGAAVFVDDAHASGVLGRDGRGTVDHFGLHGRVAIQVGTLSKAIGVLGGYVAGPRALRDILIQRARPFLFSTSQPPAVAGACREAIRVMEDEPELIDRLWANTRRFKGELGRLGFDTGASETPITPVMMGDAATAGRFSDRLLEEGVFAQPVVYPTVPLDKARIRTIVTAVHTDTMLDTALGAFERVGREIGLIGG, encoded by the coding sequence ATGACCGGGCTCGACCCGCTCGCCTTCCTCGACGAGGAGCTCGAGGAGATCCGCCGCCAGCGGCTCTACCGGCCGCTGCGGGTGATGAGCTCGGCCCAGGGGCCGATCGTCAGCGTCGACGAGCGACGCTGCATCAGCTTCTCGTCGAACGACTACCTCGGCCTCACCCACCACCCGCGGGTCCGGGCCGCCGCGCTCGCCGCCGTCCGGGACTACGGCGCCGGGAGCGGCGCCGTACGCACGATCGCCGGCACCATGACCCTCCACGAGGATCTCGAAGCGGCCCTCGCCGCGTTCAAGCAGACGGAGGCGGTCCTCACCTTCCAGTCCGGGTTCACGGCGAATACCGGAGTCATCCCGACCATCACCGGTGAGCACGATCTGATCGTCTCGGACGCACTCAACCACGCCTCGATCATCGACGGGATGCGACTGTCGCGGGCGCCACGGAAGATCTACCCGCACCGGGACGTCGCAGCGCTCCGCGCGATCCTCGCCGAGGCGCGCCGCGAGGGCGGGCCCGGCGGCGCACCGCACCGGCTCATCCTCGTCGTCACGGACGGCGTGTTCAGCATGGACGGCGACATCGCGCCGTTGCCCGCCATCGTCGAGGCAGCCGAGGAGTTCGGGGCGGCCGTCTTCGTCGACGACGCCCATGCCTCCGGCGTCCTCGGTCGCGACGGGCGGGGCACGGTGGACCACTTCGGACTCCACGGTCGCGTGGCGATCCAGGTCGGGACCCTCAGCAAGGCGATCGGTGTCCTCGGCGGCTACGTCGCCGGCCCGCGCGCCCTCCGCGACATCCTCATCCAGCGTGCCCGGCCCTTCCTCTTCTCGACGTCGCAGCCGCCTGCCGTCGCCGGCGCATGCCGCGAGGCGATCCGGGTCATGGAGGACGAGCCCGAGCTCATCGACCGGCTGTGGGCGAACACCCGCCGCTTCAAGGGCGAGCTCGGCCGGCTCGGCTTCGACACCGGCGCCTCCGAGACGCCGATCACCCCGGTCATGATGGGCGATGCGGCGACCGCCGGCCGTTTCAGCGACCGACTCCTCGAGGAGGGCGTCTTCGCCCAGCCGGTCGTCTACCCGACCGTCCCCCTCGACAAGGCCCGGATCCGGACCATCGTCACCGCCGTCCACACGGACACCATGCTCGACACAGCCCTCGGCGCGTTCGAGCGGGTGGGTCGTGAGATCGGCCTCATCGGCGGATGA
- a CDS encoding fumarylacetoacetate hydrolase family protein translates to MRILSHRDPETGSRSFAVVVGDRAITAPELRDAGGFDHTDALLDTYWLLESERWQERLADALARALEAGAEGRPVESFAPAAAIQTPEKIVCVGRNYPEHVAEGGRQTPPRPMLFAKFTSAVVEDGGAIVRPAGCHALDFEAELGVVIGRRARRVPAAEAFDHVAGYVVVNDVSARDWQGVKAALHEGEVGDGQWLRAKGSDTFLPMSAILVTRDEVPVPDQLPIRGWLTRGSGPEAGRPFLMQDGNTRDMIWKIPQLIEFITATITLEPGDIVATGTPGGVGVYRDPPIFLEPGDRVRVEVGGIGGTDNPVVAEEAAAAGR, encoded by the coding sequence ATGCGCATCCTCAGCCACCGCGACCCGGAGACCGGCTCGCGATCGTTCGCCGTCGTGGTCGGTGACCGGGCGATCACGGCGCCCGAGCTTCGGGACGCGGGCGGGTTCGATCACACGGACGCGCTCCTCGACACGTACTGGCTCCTCGAGTCGGAGCGCTGGCAGGAGCGACTGGCGGACGCCCTCGCCCGGGCGCTCGAAGCCGGTGCCGAGGGTCGACCCGTCGAGTCGTTCGCGCCGGCGGCGGCGATCCAGACCCCGGAGAAGATCGTCTGTGTCGGCCGCAACTACCCGGAGCACGTCGCGGAAGGCGGGCGCCAGACGCCACCGCGGCCGATGCTCTTCGCGAAGTTCACCAGTGCCGTCGTCGAGGACGGCGGTGCGATCGTCCGGCCGGCGGGCTGCCACGCCCTCGACTTCGAGGCCGAGCTCGGCGTGGTCATCGGCCGGCGGGCACGGCGTGTGCCGGCAGCCGAGGCGTTCGACCACGTCGCCGGTTACGTCGTCGTGAACGATGTCTCCGCGCGCGACTGGCAGGGCGTGAAGGCGGCTCTCCACGAGGGCGAGGTCGGCGACGGCCAGTGGCTCCGCGCGAAGGGCTCGGACACGTTCCTCCCGATGAGCGCCATCCTCGTGACGCGCGACGAGGTCCCGGTACCCGACCAGCTCCCCATCCGCGGCTGGCTCACGCGAGGCAGTGGTCCGGAGGCAGGACGACCCTTCCTCATGCAGGACGGGAACACCCGCGACATGATCTGGAAGATCCCGCAGCTCATCGAGTTCATCACTGCCACGATCACCCTCGAGCCGGGTGACATCGTCGCGACCGGGACGCCGGGTGGCGTGGGGGTCTATCGGGACCCGCCGATCTTCCTCGAACCGGGCGACCGCGTGCGTGTCGAGGTCGGCGGGATCGGCGGCACGGACAATCCGGTCGTGGCCGAGGAGGCGGCGGCCGCCGGCCGCTGA